In one window of Achromobacter xylosoxidans A8 DNA:
- a CDS encoding LysR substrate-binding domain-containing protein codes for MEFRQLKYFIAVAEAGNMAAAAKRLHVSQPPITRQMQALEADLGVVLLERSHRGIELTAAGHAFLEDARRILELAGRSGDRSRAAARGDVGELSVAYFGTPIYRSLPLLLRAFLTSTPTATVSLTHMTKDEQVEGLLAGTIHVGFSRFFPRHPGIEIVNIAQEDLYLAVHRSQSGKFGKTCKLADLRAVELTLFPRGGRPSFADEVIGLFKHAGIEPRIARVVEDATAALALTMAGAASSIVPASVAAIRWPDIAFARIVGTRVKVPISCIFRKEKQPPILARFVEHVRRSAKD; via the coding sequence ATGGAATTCCGGCAGCTCAAGTATTTCATCGCCGTCGCGGAAGCAGGGAACATGGCTGCAGCAGCCAAGCGCCTGCACGTCTCACAGCCCCCCATCACGCGGCAGATGCAAGCCCTGGAAGCGGACTTGGGCGTCGTGCTTCTGGAGCGAAGCCACCGCGGGATCGAACTCACCGCCGCAGGTCACGCTTTCCTGGAGGATGCGCGCCGCATCCTGGAGTTGGCAGGCCGTTCGGGTGATCGCTCCCGCGCCGCCGCGCGGGGCGACGTGGGCGAGTTGAGCGTGGCGTATTTCGGAACGCCCATCTACCGCAGCCTGCCCCTTTTGCTGCGCGCTTTCCTTACGTCCACGCCTACGGCGACGGTATCCCTCACGCACATGACCAAGGACGAGCAGGTGGAGGGCCTGCTCGCGGGGACCATCCACGTGGGCTTCAGCCGCTTCTTTCCCCGGCATCCCGGGATCGAGATCGTCAACATCGCGCAAGAGGATCTCTACCTCGCGGTGCACCGCTCCCAGTCGGGGAAGTTCGGCAAGACCTGCAAGCTCGCGGACCTGCGCGCGGTGGAACTCACACTGTTTCCGCGCGGCGGCCGGCCGAGCTTCGCCGATGAGGTGATCGGCCTGTTCAAGCACGCGGGTATCGAGCCCCGCATCGCCCGAGTCGTGGAGGACGCCACGGCCGCGCTCGCCCTGACCATGGCCGGTGCGGCGTCGAGCATCGTCCCTGCGTCTGTCGCAGCGATCCGTTGGCCGGATATCGCGTTCGCGCGGATCGTCGGGACACGGGTCAAGGTGCCCATCAGCTGCATCTTCCGCAAGGAGAAACAGCCGCCCATCCTGGCAAGGTTCGTGGAACACGTGCGGCGATCCGCGAAGGACTGA
- a CDS encoding YciI family protein gives MEVSEGAQRLLAQMLNKSFYVVIRTPADLSKFQGLLEAHLQWAISAEKRGELFASGPFVSEQAGVPGAAGGMSIIRASTLEAAHQILSEDPFIKNGVYIPEIKKWLLMEGGMTVTMRFSDQAHILR, from the coding sequence ATGGAAGTCTCCGAGGGCGCTCAAAGACTGTTGGCCCAGATGCTGAATAAGTCGTTTTATGTGGTTATTCGTACTCCGGCCGATTTGTCAAAATTTCAAGGGCTTCTAGAGGCTCATCTGCAGTGGGCAATTAGCGCTGAGAAACGCGGAGAGCTATTCGCGTCAGGGCCTTTTGTTTCCGAGCAGGCCGGTGTGCCGGGGGCTGCGGGAGGGATGTCAATTATCAGGGCCTCGACCCTGGAGGCTGCTCATCAAATTTTGTCCGAGGACCCTTTCATTAAAAATGGGGTTTACATACCCGAGATCAAGAAGTGGCTACTAATGGAGGGCGGGATGACCGTGACCATGCGCTTCTCTGACCAAGCACACATCCTACGATAA
- a CDS encoding helix-turn-helix domain-containing protein, protein MNFRRFRNTSPMAYLRLHRLTQARKMLESTQARASVTEVAGECALHHLGRFSQEYRLEFGELPSQTIERVNRAHLK, encoded by the coding sequence ATAAATTTCAGGCGATTTCGAAATACGAGTCCTATGGCGTACCTGCGCCTCCACCGATTGACGCAGGCTAGAAAGATGCTCGAATCGACGCAAGCTCGCGCTTCCGTCACGGAGGTGGCTGGAGAATGCGCACTGCATCACCTGGGGCGTTTCTCTCAAGAGTACCGACTCGAGTTTGGGGAACTACCCTCGCAGACCATCGAGCGAGTCAATCGAGCCCACCTCAAGTGA
- a CDS encoding VOC family protein, which produces MIRSLLHVGILVPDLEVGRAFYELFGLEARAVGNDLVFRCPGRDQDQIRLIQGAKKRLAYVSLGTNGPGMATLMSRLNAAGVALSSNPPFDVGLDGVWFQDPHGDWLNVRVAEPAPCVSPLPPEINAHGRYRRIGERACDVSTRSKKAVPLRLGHLIKFSPDVDRSVDFYTQLLGMKVSDRAFDILAFLRGAAGGDHHMIAFAKSSHTGLHHMSFEVSDLDQIEIGAQTLLRAGYKDGFGLGRHIGGSNYFHYIRDPWGSLVEYFWDIDVIPEDDSGWVPLNVGPEEITAVWAAMPPPDDFVLNFEEPD; this is translated from the coding sequence ATGATTCGTTCACTTTTGCATGTTGGTATTCTCGTCCCCGACTTAGAGGTTGGGAGGGCGTTCTATGAATTGTTTGGCTTGGAAGCGCGGGCGGTGGGTAACGATTTGGTGTTTCGTTGCCCAGGGCGAGACCAAGACCAAATTCGATTAATTCAAGGCGCTAAAAAAAGGTTGGCCTATGTTTCTTTGGGCACGAACGGTCCAGGTATGGCGACATTAATGTCTCGCCTTAATGCGGCAGGAGTCGCGTTAAGTAGTAACCCACCGTTTGATGTTGGATTAGACGGAGTTTGGTTTCAAGACCCGCACGGGGACTGGCTTAATGTTCGGGTTGCCGAGCCGGCACCTTGCGTTAGTCCGCTGCCCCCTGAAATTAATGCGCATGGGCGCTATCGTCGCATTGGTGAGCGTGCTTGCGACGTCTCTACCCGAAGTAAAAAGGCAGTGCCTTTACGGTTAGGCCATCTAATTAAGTTCAGTCCCGACGTTGACAGGTCAGTTGACTTCTACACCCAGCTATTGGGAATGAAGGTGTCTGATCGGGCGTTCGACATTTTGGCGTTTTTGCGCGGGGCGGCTGGCGGAGATCATCACATGATTGCATTCGCAAAAAGCTCGCATACCGGCTTGCATCATATGAGTTTCGAAGTCTCGGATCTTGATCAGATAGAAATAGGCGCGCAGACGTTGTTACGCGCTGGATACAAAGACGGTTTTGGCCTTGGGCGTCACATAGGTGGGTCGAACTACTTCCATTACATTCGAGATCCTTGGGGAAGTTTGGTTGAGTACTTTTGGGATATTGACGTGATTCCCGAAGATGACAGCGGTTGGGTTCCTTTGAACGTGGGACCTGAGGAAATCACTGCGGTATGGGCTGCTATGCCCCCGCCTGATGATTTCGTACTTAACTTCGAGGAGCCTGATTGA
- a CDS encoding NIPSNAP family protein: MLVEQRTYWLKPGSVSTFLSLYEAEGLAIQAGALGRLLGYYFSETGDLNRVIQLWGFDSFEDRTRRKAILSGNPQWKSFVGRAGSMIERQSTELLTPAPFSPVS; the protein is encoded by the coding sequence ATGCTTGTTGAACAACGTACATATTGGTTGAAGCCAGGGTCAGTTTCGACATTTCTGAGTTTATATGAAGCAGAGGGCCTTGCTATCCAGGCAGGGGCGCTTGGAAGGCTGTTGGGTTATTACTTTTCCGAGACCGGCGATTTGAACCGTGTGATTCAGTTGTGGGGTTTTGATTCGTTTGAGGATCGTACGCGTCGTAAGGCGATACTTTCTGGCAATCCGCAATGGAAGAGTTTTGTCGGCAGAGCGGGCTCAATGATAGAGCGCCAATCGACAGAGCTATTAACTCCCGCACCATTTTCACCCGTCAGCTAA
- a CDS encoding fumarylacetoacetate hydrolase family protein, with protein MKYQVFTYCGPGGLLRPGIRVLDTHYDLQGLVLHGNVSWSMVDDLLLDWGSAHERLSALAEAIACDADMFSDHVLDGAVRFSAPLTRCGVIYAAGANYRDHVEAMAQAMGMTLVLDPKKEGVPPWHFIKSGQSVLSAHQEGVEFPAHSKMLDWEAELAVVIGRRASRVSVSEALSYVAGYTCANDLSARDNLKREGVDVSSPFRFDWIGHKCFRGACPLGPYLTPAEFVTSPEDLI; from the coding sequence ATGAAATATCAGGTGTTCACTTACTGTGGACCCGGGGGCTTGTTGCGCCCAGGAATCAGGGTTCTCGATACGCATTACGACCTTCAAGGGCTGGTTTTGCATGGCAATGTAAGTTGGTCGATGGTAGACGACTTATTGTTAGACTGGGGCTCGGCCCATGAGCGCCTGAGTGCATTAGCCGAGGCAATCGCCTGTGATGCAGATATGTTTTCCGATCATGTTTTGGATGGCGCAGTGCGGTTTTCGGCACCTTTGACTCGTTGTGGTGTTATTTATGCCGCTGGCGCAAATTATCGCGACCATGTCGAGGCAATGGCCCAGGCTATGGGTATGACGCTTGTTCTTGACCCTAAAAAAGAGGGGGTTCCTCCTTGGCATTTTATTAAATCAGGCCAATCTGTGTTGTCGGCGCATCAAGAAGGGGTTGAGTTTCCTGCCCATTCCAAAATGTTGGATTGGGAGGCCGAGTTGGCCGTGGTAATTGGTCGTCGGGCGTCCCGCGTCTCAGTGTCTGAGGCGCTGAGTTACGTCGCCGGATACACATGTGCCAATGATCTGTCTGCTCGGGACAATCTAAAGCGTGAAGGGGTAGATGTTAGCTCCCCTTTTCGTTTTGATTGGATTGGCCATAAGTGTTTTCGCGGCGCTTGCCCTCTGGGGCCATACCTTACTCCAGCTGAATTCGTTACCTCGCCTGAGGACTTGATATAA